The Siniperca chuatsi isolate FFG_IHB_CAS linkage group LG9, ASM2008510v1, whole genome shotgun sequence genome includes a region encoding these proteins:
- the ccdc12 gene encoding coiled-coil domain-containing protein 12, translating to MEKNVGSLQEQALKRKERLKALRDKQLHGREEDGEPEKKKASLEETTEEKHRELKLRNYTPEDEELKERQVPKAKPASVEDKVKDQLEAANPEPIIEEVDLANLAPRKPDWDLKRDVAKKLEKLERRTQRAIAEIIRDRLRGSEDELAGVVGAVGAEEGDSD from the exons ATGGAGAAAAATGTTGGGTCACTACAGGAGCAGGCCctaaaaaggaaagagagactAAAAGCACTAAGAGATAAACAACTTCAT GGGCGAGAGGAAGATGGGGagccagagaagaaaaaagctTCACTAGAGGAGACTACTGAAGAGAAACACAG AGAGCTGAAGCTGAGGAATTACaccccagaggatgaagagcTTAAGGAGAGGCAGGTGCCCAAAGCCAAACCCGCATCTG TGGAGGATAAAGTAAAAGACCAGTTAGAGGCAGCTAATCCAGAGCCCATCATTGAAGAAGTG GATTTGGCCAACCTCGCCCCAAGAAAACCAGACTG GGATCTAAAGCGCGATGTGGCCAAGAAACTGGAGAAGTTGGAGAGGAGAACACAGAGAGCAATCGCTGAGATCATCA GGGATCGTCTCCGAGGCAGTGAAGACGAGTTGGCCGGAGTGGTGGGAGCAGTAGGAGCGGAAGAGGGAGACTCAGACTGA